The genomic DNA TTACAGAGGCCTTGATCAAAACTAACATAACtgttgatttataacttatctaataagaataacaaaataTGCAGAAAGTACCTGAGCATTTAATTTCAAGAGAACCATGAATTCGAAGGAAAAGAGCCAGAAAATGATCAATGTATGCAAAACCTGGTCTATATTTCAAAACTGGAGTAAAGCTTTCATCTAGtaccaaatacatacatatatagagaCACAAACACACAGGCATACATCTTCCATTACCTAAATCTGTTTCTTGCAAATAAAAGATAAGTAAGCTTCTACATGATTCATACTAGATTGCTAATCCTAGCAGAAAAAATGTATGATTCAGTTTCTAGAGATGTTGAATCTTTcatcataaacataaaaaacATATTGTTGCTCCAGTAAATTTAAAAGCTGTCCATATATTTGGGATCATAGTAGATCCAATAAGCTTAATCAGGGAACGTAAAATCTGGGCTCATCCTTGGAGCCTCTATCTTCCCCTCAATAAGCTTAATGAATGCAACAGCAAAGTAAACCACAACGAAAACAACAGCGAGAGCTACCGAAGCAGCCGAAGTCATGCTCAATGAATCAATCCTATCTAACACGCAAAGTGGAGCAAGAAAAACAACCATAACAACCAAAACCAATAACTTCTTATGATCCCAAAAAACATGTCCTAACCACTTATAGAAAACCCCAATATGACAAACCGAACCAGACATAACATCacccataataatcaaataaactATCAGGACACCTGCATTGTTGACAATTATGCAAATCTCAGACAAAACCCTAGCAGTTCTCCCTATTGCAATTTGCACAACTTCCCCATAAGATTTAGCTTTACAAGAAACTGCAAACCTAATCAACATCTCGACACTAATTTCAGACAAAATCCCAACCAGGTTTATCCAAAAAATTCCCTAAAACAAGACCCAGAACCTTTATAGTAGCAGCTAAAGCCATGATTCCAGCACCAATAATTGTGGTGGTTAAGTTAAAAACAGCACTAGAAACACCAGACCCGGTATTGGGTTTACATAAAACAAGGGTATAACCATCTAGATCAAACCCATTTCAAACCATTTCAAACCAAAAAAAAGGCAAGTAATACatgaaaaaacaaacaaacaaataaagtgaaagaaaagaaatacTGTTGAAGCTTCAAGGACCCAACGAATAAAGTGAAAGAAAAAAGCGATATGGCTTAGCAGTTACCAGAAAGTTTGGGATCGATCGGTGAATAGTTGATGTATGAAGAGTTGGCTCTTCTGGTTCTGGTTCAGACGAAATCGAGTGAGAGAGAAGTGCTTTGCTACTTTTTCATAACATTCAGAAATTGAACTTTGTACGAATCAACTAACCTTGATTTGTCGATAAAATGAATCGATAGGTCTTTCTTCTTGTATGTTTTTTAGTTGATGATCATTGGGCTAAAACCCTAAATATGAAGCATATCACTGTCGACGAGAGGAAAGGGAAAATAATTAGGGATTTCAGGGATGGGGGAGCAGATTAAGGGAAAAAAAGGGGACTTGGGAAAAATGTTAGGGATTTCGGGTTTAGGGAATTAGGGGAtgatttggggaaaaagaaaGAGGGGTTTTCTGTTTTAGGATTTAGGGAAGGAAGAGACGAAATGGGGAAAATTACTTAGCAAAAATCAAACCGATTTGGGTAAAGGGCTTAAACCACAGGAGAGAAAAAAAATACTGCTTCAAATAAggaaattttgtatttttaaacGCCGCTAATGAGCCCTTTTGTATGCGTTTTCAAGAAAGCGCCACTAACGCCCTTTTATCTACACTACAAAAGCACGCCGTTATATCTGAGTTGTGGCGTTTATAttagaaacgccgctaaagccgcTACTATTCATAGGAAGCGGTGCGTTTTACTCTAATGTATATTGAAGTTTTGTGGCGCTttctaaaaaacgccgctatttccTATCTTTTTGCGTTTTatgtataaacgccgctaatacgtgaatattttataaaattgatcaaaatttaaaactatatatatttagaatttcttttaaattatatctaaataatgttcttgtgatgtacaaaatatatatttcaatctTCAATATATTAGGTTTAGTACAAATTGCAAGAATatcataaaattctaaatattgGTTCAGTCTTCAATAATAATATACCTTAAACTTTAAACCTCAAACTATAAACTTACAATCGTAATTAAACCCTAactatagttaaaattttatttttgatttaatacaattttaaaatacatatatattatgtatgcatataaattaattaaataaaaacatgatgctatttattatatcaaaattaattaaatattttacaagatctagatcaaattacagttcatgtacacaattgcacactaaaccacttttcatatatatatttatatatttttaaaataataatttatatatatttatcttatatacatttatcttatacattaaaatccaaaattatactcaatttaaaaccctaaacttggactctaaaccctaaaccttagacCACAAACACAAAACCCTAACCCCAAACGTTAAACCCCAAAACCATTGGTAACCCTTAAACCAACCACAACTCCTAGaccataaagcccaaactataaaGTGTACTTTAAAAGCtgttaaccctaaaccataatatTCAGAGACATATTTTTTGGAATTCGTGTGGCcaatgttagtgtagtacaaattaaagcacacatgtatatatgtttatattcttatattaaataatatgagtATATACAAAATAGCTTGAATCTTAGTAAAATCCAAATGTTCTTGAGTTAATTTCTAGCTAGCTAATAGTATcatttccttaaacccttaacctaaacttacaccctaaatatatattataatcttaatatatattagaagtttaatatatatatataacaagggACAAAAGTAATTCAAATAGAATCTTAATGCTTACCAAGactctaaaataaattaattttttatcattaatcATAACCTCTAATCCCTAATAGCATAACCCTAAAACATATATATGtacctattatttaaaataataatttatatttatcttatttagatttatattataaaaaattcaagATACACAAGTTAAGTAGTTTACCATATTTACCTCTAAATTCCAAACCCCAAATCCAAACCCTAAACACTAAACCATAACCCATAAACTAAATTACTTTTTTTTGGCGTtttcaaaagcgccgctaaaataTCGACATATAGCGGCGTTTTACAAAAGCCGCTAAAACCTtctacctatagcggcgttttccgaagcgccgctaaaacctttacctatagcggcgttttcgagcgccgctaaaacctcgacctatagcggcgtttttccaaaatCGCCGCTATTGTTctttttttagcggcgttttgatcaaaaacgccgctattgctctattTTTTGCGGCGTGTTATTGCAAACGCCGCGAATGTAAAATATTTGGGGCGTTTTTtgttcaaacgccgctaaagccctattttcctgtagtgtggCTTGTATactttgagtatggcatgtatagcattataatcattttgtgtatatgatcttatgatatggctattgggtggTATGGAAatatttggtaatgattagccattggaatggttaataaagatcatatttggtgttatgtatacttaatgtgctatctaatccatggaaattcataaaaaggtaaaatttgctataaaataatatcatacaatagcagtgatgtgagtttgaaaaatcactaagaaTAGTAGAgacagaattagatgatgaataaaaataggtaaatgagttttattttatgagaaatttgagttttggtggaacagggtcagagcaatttctgaatcctctgttcttattttataaattcactaaaaattgtaaaaaaataattaggagtcatactttatatttatagattccttatttagtctacttttaagagaaacaaacaaaatAATCATCTGAATTcagtacagagagaaaagtgatttgtagtgaaaagaggtcagaccagttgaacattgaaataggggaaatgttaactaataaactgtactaaaaaattttgaaaaaaaattagtaaatagatatataagtctagtttcaaggaaaatttacggattttaatttcgagtttcgtaacccAAGATATGGTtgtttttagcgactgtgacgcagatgggcAGTTTGTTacgaaatgtgaaataaattgtttgaaactgtttaagtgataattgaagtctgttaacgcctcgtgctcAATCCAGCGAAGGTCTCAGgtaaaggggtgttacatttggtggtatcagagctacggtttagtcggttctcagactaacatggcgtatgtacgggttttgctatacatgccatatatattgtgatagtgtgacgactcctgacctttaaaatgatttttttatagtaaatggatcccaatctagctgtggctgatgatgtaAAGAGCAATGCGCCAGTTCCTATTGAAGGGGCAGTGCCGACTGAAAACCAACCTCCTACTgttagtcaaggaggaggagaagggacTTGgaaagcctttctccagatgatgaatgcatggtacacTAAGTTTGTTCatacgaacccgaatgctcagcaacctcccccacctcccccgattcctcaacctgtacccccgatgcctcaaggtatggatctgatgaaatttcatagaaccccagttgataaaattcgCAAGCaaggtgtaacaccctgaacccgagaccatcgccggtgtcggacacgaggggttaacaagccaaatccacatatttcgcccaccaattgacatttccagtcaggctggaaaactgcgtcactgtcgccttaaaactcatatctcgagtttcaaaactcggaaactggtttcgtaaattttccctgaatttagactcatatatccatccatggatttatttctagaatttttggtcgggccaattggtacagtttattagttaaagtcacccatgttacagggatcgactgctctgacctccgcgcgttacaacttgaatatctctctgtacagggctttaatactggtgccgtttgtttctaatgaaactagactcaaaatggaatctgtaaatataaggcatgactcctaattctttctggataatttatagtaaattttaaagttgcgacaggggacccagaaaccgttctggccctgtctcacaatagctttaatatctcttaacatgtaactcctatgaccgtttcgtttcttccatatgaaagtagactcatcaaggttcatttacatagcttattcactatttaataccattcctacaaattttggtgatttttcacattcacgtcactgcagctggcagcatctgtttttaaggtaggtcttacctattttgtagtctccatgaaccaactagtcttgccatacataggttcacatatgatcattttaaccataccaatggctgatcatgtgaccaacactcccatttccaatccataatcacatcatgacaccatatatatatacaaaccgtaaaaagtctaagttcgtacttcacttttacgagccattttcgcatggccgtacacatatacatcacaacatatttgaaccaacaaggggtagtcctatacatgccatttcaaagttcaaccaaaatttataccaaaatggaggctttgatagtgtagatgacttgactttaatgatcccgaatccggttgctatcgagcaaaatctataaaatagagagccaaagcaacgggtaagcattttatgcttagtaagtctcaaggaataaaatcagctttaattaaagcaatacattcacatagccaaatgcatcatttcattaatacacattcacataatcattcttacttcacacttcatcattatatactttcacaaggtatcaaccacttcaatagttgaaattgttagtcgattgagcgaatgttgctcaaacatgtcgacttttccaatgcacatataatcataccttattctttgggcttttcgagcgtactaattgaatttattacagcaaccaacactcacctccagcccaagcttcttgaatacaaccggatataaccacgtgcacgaatgccttggtcttagcccggatagaacgacgcgcacgaatgccttggtcttagccggatgtagccactagcacaattgccttggtcttaaccggatataatttcagcataaatgtcttgggacttagccggatatcattcaattgctcatgcacacatacatcaataatcattagacattcatgtttcattttcattactaaggctcaaacacaaatgtaatcactagcataatcgccttcgggacttagccgggtatcattcaaatactcatacacacataaatcaataatcattacacatccatatttcatttcacataattcaagtagggtcacttcttgaggacttacctcggatgttgtcgaacggcttttatggctattcgatcactttttccttccccttgtccaattgtggccctctaagctcttgagctaattcaaacaaattcaatttattaaaacctcattatgctagcttatggcgaatatgacaaggagtttaaatggtcatatggccaccctttagcttgaatacacaatggtcatgcacattttatactacatcaagcaattcaatacaattcattcaagcatcaaggaaaagctaaggccatcaataggctacctaaggccgaatatacttgtccaatttgaggccaattatacacttaataccacacaaaacagcatgcattttactagttaatgttttacatattgtggctcaatacttataatatagcatcaagcactcatatggccgattatacttagtcatacttgcaccaaatcaacaataatttccaagatttccacatcatatgtgtactaggcgaatgtacttgcaatttcacaaacattcttcaacattttcttctttaaacaaacatattcatcacttacttcataaccaaaacatcatgtgcaaacatatatatacatatatgtgcatggtcaatttcaaggtgtccatagccatccaaaacacaaattttaactaacatgcaagaagcatgaaccatgctcatgaatgcatcatggccgaatacatcacaatcatgccctttcaacttcaatcatggttaaacaaaagaaaactcaatgtcttactcaagatggctacaaagaaatttcaagagtagacaatccatcattgcatgcatcatcatcaagcttcacacttagcatgcaatggctttatcacaatatcaactttgaccaaataccacttccatggcataataaggatttgaaccatggctaacatgaacatcaagttggcaactaaaacatgcatgaatctcatgacacaacctcatacataccttaatcttggtgcaagtttagccaaatctccttctagatctcttctaaacaaataaaatgaagcaaaaatctcttcttccccttagtattttcggccaaaaaggagagaacaaggatgaacaaaaatttttgttttccttcttagttgcactgacaatgggggaatgctacactctcacacatatttttttgtttctcttcccacatctaattattaatcatttctttcatgctccattaacaaaacatgtttcaacatgttttctttgcccacaacccatgtcatggccggccaccacatataaaagggggaatttgacatgcaagtccattattttgcatgcatgctttaattagtcatcacacatttccctatcgtactttcaaagttcactactaagtcctttctagcggaattcacctttataacactaaatcaatcatcaaaaaaatgtcatacatgagcatacacatattataggcatcaaaataaattttaaattatttttatgcctcggttttgtggtcccgaaaccacattccgactagggtcaattttgggctgtcacacaaggGGTTGAAGAATTTAGGGAAAATGTTAATGATGATACcgagaaagcaaaattttggcttgagaattttaTTCGGGTATttaatgaattgtcttgtacacctgaagaatgcttaaaatgtgctatatccttgttgagagattcagcttattattggtggaagacattgatttcagtggtaccaaaagagaaagtgacttgggagttctttcaataagaatttcggaagaaatacatcagtgaaagatttgttgaacagaagcgtaaagagtttcttgagttgaaacaaggcaacatgatagttactgagtatgaaagggTGTTTGttcggttgagtaagtatgctagagaatgtatTCCTTCAGAGGCTAAAATGTATAGACGATTTAAAGACGAATTCAATGAAGTCATCAAAGTATTTGtgggaattcttgagttgaaagagttcatTGTACTTGTTGATCGGGTTGCAGGGctgaagaactaattaaagaaaagagaaaggcagaGGCTGAGACtaaaaatttgaagaaaagatCGATGAGCAATGCATTCCCACTGCAATCTAGAAAATCTAAAGATATGTATTCTTGTTCTCATATTTCGGCCGGACATTCATATGGGAatcgtaagaagcaaaatgtgggttttAAATCTCAAACTAGTTCTGTGGCTAGTATGGGAAATTCGAGATTTGTTAGACCTGAGTGCCAATGATGTGGTAGAAGTCACCTTGGTCCATGTAGAACTAATGAATGTTACCAGTttggttctccagatcattttattagagactgtcctgagagaattgagaaagaaaaatttcagagtgcaaaaCCTAGTGGTGAAATTTCGAGAGGAAGATCATCAAGAAATGCTAGGAATGAGGCAAGCGGCAAGAATGTAGTTAGAGATTTAGTGtttaaatctgaagctagagctccagctaGAGCTTATACCATAAGGGCatgtgaagatgcttcatctcccGATATGATCATTGGTATTTTCTCTCTTTATTATGTTaacgttattgctttgattgacccacgttctactcattcatatatgtgcatgaaattggtgtctaatatgagtatacctattgagtctacgaaatttatgattaaagtgtcaaacccgttaggtaaatgtgttatagttgataaagtatgcaagaaatgtcctttgatgattaaaggtcattatttttcggccgacttgatgttgttgccgtttgacgaatttgatgttattttgggtatggattggttaacattgcatgatgctataataaattgtaaacaaaaggttattgaattaaaatgtgaaaatggtaaaattctgcAGGTTGAATCAGAcgaatcgaggcattgcctagtgtgatttcttcgatgtcggatCAAAGATATTTggaaaagggttatgaagcttatttggcgtttGTGTTGAATATAAAGGAATAtgagaagaaaattgaatcagtgtcgATTGTACGTGAATTCgcggatgtatttccaaaagAGTTGGCGAGTTTGCCTCCtgtcagagaagtagaatttcGTATTGAGTTGATACTgggaacaactccgatctcgattgctccatatagaatggcaccaacagagttgaaagaattaaagtcgcagtagcaagagttgactgacaaaggctttgtgagactgagtttttcgacttggggtgctcccgtattatttgtgaaaaagaaggatggttctatgatattgtgtgtagactat from Gossypium arboreum isolate Shixiya-1 chromosome 9, ASM2569848v2, whole genome shotgun sequence includes the following:
- the LOC108462718 gene encoding amino acid transporter AVT6E-like gives rise to the protein MLIRFAVSCKAKSYGEVVQIAIGRTARVLSEICIIVNNAGVLIVYLIIMGDVMSGSVCHIGVFYKWLGHVFWDHKKLLVLVVMVVFLAPLCVLDRIDSLSMTSAASVALAVVFVVVYFAVAFIKLIEGKIEAPRMSPDFTFPD